From Arthrobacter sp. FW306-2-2C-D06B, a single genomic window includes:
- the thiO gene encoding glycine oxidase ThiO — translation MDEVNTQHEPLRADVAVIGGGVIGLGIAWEARRSGRSVVLIDPAPASGATFAAAGMLAPVSELHYQEEDLLELMLESSALWPDFERNVTGSRAGLSTGYRTTPTLAVGADAADRRALADLRDVQLANGLVVESVPLREAREREPLLSPQISCAYDIPGDHQVDPRRLSAAILGALADHQPGDSSWIPGAEDGFAVQETAAGLLWEDGRVVGAVMDSGINVLATETVVANGLNAARLDGLPDGLSLALRPVYGDILRLRVPEQLQPLVTATVRGMVRGVPVYIVPRDDGTVVIGATQREGGLSASGGSANPVSAGGVYQLLRDAQVLVPAVAELELLEATARARPGTPDNAPLLGRVEGREGTVPGLIVASGFFRHGVLLTPAAAKICLGLMDGTADPRWNKFRPDRFSRQLSAARASTDGPSAGTSNPLPKDHA, via the coding sequence ATGGACGAAGTAAACACCCAGCACGAACCGCTGCGCGCGGATGTCGCGGTGATCGGGGGCGGTGTCATTGGCCTCGGCATCGCGTGGGAAGCCCGCAGGTCCGGCCGTTCGGTTGTCCTCATCGATCCCGCACCGGCCAGCGGCGCTACGTTCGCGGCGGCGGGCATGTTGGCACCCGTCAGTGAACTGCACTACCAGGAAGAGGACCTCCTGGAGCTCATGCTCGAATCGTCGGCGTTGTGGCCGGACTTCGAACGCAATGTGACCGGCTCAAGGGCCGGACTCAGCACGGGTTACCGCACGACGCCGACCCTCGCCGTCGGTGCGGACGCCGCGGACCGCCGGGCGCTCGCCGATCTCCGGGACGTCCAGCTGGCCAACGGCCTCGTGGTGGAATCCGTGCCGTTGCGCGAGGCGCGGGAGCGTGAGCCGTTGCTGAGCCCGCAGATTTCCTGTGCCTACGACATTCCTGGCGACCACCAAGTGGATCCGCGCCGGCTTTCAGCCGCGATCCTGGGCGCGCTGGCAGACCACCAGCCCGGCGATTCGAGCTGGATTCCGGGCGCCGAGGACGGTTTTGCGGTCCAGGAAACTGCGGCGGGCCTCCTGTGGGAGGACGGGCGCGTCGTGGGGGCTGTGATGGACTCGGGCATCAACGTGCTCGCCACGGAAACGGTGGTTGCCAACGGGCTGAATGCCGCCCGCTTGGACGGCCTGCCGGATGGGTTGTCACTCGCGTTGCGTCCGGTGTATGGCGACATACTGCGTTTGCGCGTCCCGGAGCAATTGCAACCGTTGGTCACCGCTACGGTTCGCGGAATGGTGCGCGGAGTGCCCGTGTATATCGTCCCTCGCGACGACGGGACCGTGGTGATCGGCGCGACGCAGCGCGAAGGCGGCTTGTCGGCGTCCGGGGGATCGGCCAATCCGGTGTCGGCCGGCGGCGTGTACCAATTGCTCCGCGACGCCCAGGTACTGGTTCCGGCTGTCGCAGAACTGGAACTCCTGGAAGCGACTGCTCGTGCCCGTCCGGGCACTCCGGACAACGCACCGCTGCTCGGCCGCGTGGAAGGGCGTGAAGGAACTGTGCCCGGCCTCATCGTGGCCAGCGGTTTCTTCCGCCACGGCGTGCTCCTCACTCCGGCAGCGGCGAAGATCTGCCTCGGACTCATGGACGGCACCGCGGATCCCCGTTGGAACAAGTTCCGCCCGGACCGCTTCTCCCGCCAGCTTTCGGCGGCACGGGCCTCAACAGACGGCCCATCGGCCGGTACCTCAAATCCCCTTCCGAAGGACCACGCATGA
- the thiE gene encoding thiamine phosphate synthase, with protein sequence MTQHDVHTTARLYLCTDARKQQGDFEQFVDAAFEGGVDIIQLRDKTIEAAEELELLAILQSVAHRHGRLWAVNDRADVASLSGAPVFHIGQKDIPLRSARKLLHDPTIIGLSTHTPEQIDAAIAASPGRSGLDYFCVGPVWATPTKPGRSAVGLDLVKYAANAVKQADEETVGGVVLPWFAIGGIDLGNVEEVVQAGASRIVVVRAITEAEDPTAAARALLDALDAAAA encoded by the coding sequence ATGACCCAGCACGATGTCCACACCACCGCCCGCCTTTACCTGTGCACCGACGCCCGCAAGCAACAAGGTGATTTTGAGCAGTTTGTCGATGCCGCATTCGAGGGCGGCGTGGACATCATCCAGCTGCGTGACAAGACGATTGAAGCGGCAGAAGAACTCGAACTCCTGGCGATCCTGCAATCCGTGGCACACCGTCACGGCCGTCTCTGGGCAGTCAACGACCGGGCGGACGTAGCTTCCCTCTCGGGCGCACCTGTTTTCCATATCGGCCAAAAGGACATTCCGCTGCGCTCGGCCCGGAAGCTGCTCCACGACCCCACCATCATCGGCCTCTCCACGCACACGCCGGAGCAGATTGACGCCGCCATCGCCGCATCGCCTGGCCGCAGCGGCCTGGACTACTTCTGCGTCGGGCCGGTGTGGGCCACCCCCACGAAGCCGGGGCGCTCCGCCGTCGGGCTCGATCTGGTGAAGTACGCTGCCAACGCGGTGAAGCAGGCAGACGAAGAGACCGTCGGGGGCGTCGTGCTCCCTTGGTTTGCGATCGGCGGGATCGATCTCGGCAACGTGGAAGAGGTCGTGCAGGCCGGCGCGAGCCGCATCGTGGTGGTTCGCGCCATCACTGAGGCGGAGGATCCGACGGCGGCAGCCCGGGCACTCCTGGATGCCTTGGACGCAGCGGCGGCCTAG
- a CDS encoding RNB domain-containing ribonuclease: MSHQRLAPNVSETSNQLAEALAALRTELELPAGYPAEALRDAEAAVSGHTLPAQDFTDVPFITIDPASSTDLDQALFIDRSGDGYRVLYAISDVPSFVPPGGALDAETRRRGQTYYAPDGRIPLHPEIISEHAGSLLAGQTCGAFVWDFELDAEAEFRTVSVRRASVRSRAKLNYKGVQREIDSGTADPVLQLLKEVGLKRVELERRRGGASLNMPEQEIVQLPDGEGYRIVAAPSLPVEDWNAQISLMTGMAAAQLMLDGKVGILRTMPAPDERSLLHFKRQTGALGKPWTEGTSYGEYLRTLDAKDPRQLAILHSAGLLFRGAGYTPFDGEVPGSVMQSAIGAPYAHTTAPLRRLVDRFVLVICEALSNGTEIPAWARRALPSLPEIMASSDQLAAKMERLALDTVEAALLVNHIGQEFDAVVISGSKPAKNNGNGNGNSANGNGNNGNGNGNGAPHGPYGIVQIAEPAVTARCDGEMESGTKVRVKLLDADIATRQITFELIP, translated from the coding sequence GTGTCACATCAGCGGTTAGCCCCGAATGTCAGTGAAACGTCGAACCAGCTCGCGGAAGCGCTGGCGGCGCTTCGGACTGAACTCGAGCTGCCCGCAGGTTATCCCGCTGAAGCGCTGCGGGACGCCGAAGCCGCGGTTTCCGGACACACCCTGCCGGCGCAGGACTTCACGGACGTTCCGTTCATCACGATCGACCCGGCTTCTTCCACGGATCTCGACCAGGCCCTCTTCATTGACAGGTCCGGCGATGGTTACAGGGTTCTCTACGCCATCTCGGATGTGCCTTCCTTTGTGCCCCCGGGAGGCGCTCTCGACGCCGAGACCCGCCGCCGCGGGCAAACGTACTACGCCCCGGACGGCCGCATCCCGCTGCACCCCGAGATCATCAGCGAGCATGCCGGGAGCTTGCTGGCCGGCCAGACGTGCGGCGCGTTCGTGTGGGACTTCGAACTCGATGCCGAGGCGGAGTTCCGCACCGTCTCCGTGCGCCGGGCAAGCGTACGAAGCCGCGCCAAGCTCAACTACAAGGGCGTGCAGCGGGAGATTGATTCCGGAACGGCTGATCCCGTCCTGCAGTTGCTGAAGGAAGTCGGGCTCAAGCGGGTGGAACTCGAACGCCGCCGCGGCGGGGCAAGCCTGAACATGCCTGAGCAGGAAATCGTCCAACTGCCCGACGGCGAGGGGTACAGGATCGTCGCCGCTCCCTCGCTGCCGGTGGAGGACTGGAACGCCCAGATCTCGCTCATGACGGGGATGGCTGCCGCCCAGTTGATGCTCGACGGCAAAGTGGGGATTTTGCGCACCATGCCGGCCCCCGACGAGCGCTCGCTGCTCCATTTCAAACGGCAAACGGGGGCACTCGGGAAACCCTGGACCGAGGGGACCAGCTATGGAGAGTACCTCCGGACCCTCGACGCAAAGGACCCCCGGCAACTCGCCATCCTCCATTCAGCGGGGCTGCTTTTCCGTGGTGCCGGCTATACGCCTTTCGACGGCGAGGTGCCGGGCAGCGTCATGCAGTCAGCCATCGGGGCACCGTATGCCCACACCACCGCGCCGTTGCGCCGGCTTGTCGATCGTTTCGTGCTGGTCATCTGCGAAGCATTGAGCAATGGAACTGAGATCCCTGCATGGGCCCGGCGTGCTTTGCCGAGCCTGCCCGAGATCATGGCGTCATCCGACCAGCTTGCCGCCAAAATGGAGCGCCTGGCCTTGGACACGGTGGAGGCAGCCCTCCTGGTGAACCACATCGGACAGGAATTCGACGCCGTAGTGATTTCCGGATCGAAACCCGCCAAGAACAACGGAAACGGCAACGGGAACAGCGCCAACGGCAACGGCAACAACGGCAACGGCAATGGGAACGGAGCCCCGCACGGCCCTTACGGCATCGTCCAGATCGCCGAGCCGGCGGTCACCGCTCGCTGCGACGGCGAAATGGAGTCCGGCACGAAAGTCCGGGTGAAACTGCTTGACGCGGATATTGCCACCCGCCAAATCACCTTCGAACTGATCCCGTAG
- a CDS encoding DEAD/DEAH box helicase: MSELHTHEVLTDGTETIEPEETISSDETPHEIAEKTFADYNVRADIVESLADAGITHPFPIQSMTLPVALGGHDIIGQAKTGTGKTLGFGIPALQRVVGPDDAGHDKLAVPGAPQALVIVPTRELAVQVANDLQTASRKRNARIATIYGGRAYEPQIEALQKGVEVVVGTPGRLIDLYKQKHLNLKNVRMVILDEADEMLDLGFLPDVETLIAGTPAVRQTLLFSATMPGPVIAMARRYMTQPTHIRAADPDDEGLTKRDIRQLIYRAHSMDKVEVVARILQARGRGRTIIFTKTKRTAAKVAEELVDRGFAAAAIHGDLGQGAREQALRAFRNNKVDVLVATDVAARGIDVDDVTHVINYQCVEDEKIYLHRVGRTGRAGNKGTAVTFVDWDDMPRWGLINKALGLSYPEPVETYSSSPHLFEELDIPAGTKGRLPRDKRTLAGVDAEVLEDLGETGKKNSRSGGDSGRGRTGRDGGREGARRGPKSGDAPSREGDGDGGRNRTRRRRTSEGDAAPAEGSVQSAEPQSRQAQSDEGADKPSRARRSRTRRRNGEVVSASGASGESTEA, from the coding sequence GTGAGTGAATTGCACACCCATGAAGTTCTGACAGACGGAACCGAAACGATCGAACCCGAGGAAACCATTTCCTCGGACGAAACACCCCACGAGATCGCAGAAAAGACCTTCGCCGACTACAACGTCCGCGCCGACATCGTCGAATCCCTCGCCGACGCCGGAATCACCCACCCGTTTCCCATCCAGTCCATGACGCTCCCGGTCGCCCTAGGCGGTCACGACATCATCGGCCAGGCCAAGACCGGTACCGGAAAGACTCTCGGCTTCGGCATTCCGGCGCTGCAGCGCGTTGTCGGACCGGACGACGCCGGGCACGACAAGCTCGCTGTCCCGGGTGCACCCCAGGCCCTCGTGATTGTGCCTACCCGCGAACTCGCCGTTCAGGTGGCCAACGACCTCCAGACGGCGTCCCGGAAGCGCAACGCCCGCATCGCCACCATCTATGGCGGCCGCGCTTACGAGCCCCAGATCGAAGCCTTGCAAAAGGGCGTCGAAGTTGTTGTCGGCACGCCCGGCCGTCTGATCGACCTGTACAAGCAGAAGCACCTGAACCTCAAGAACGTTCGCATGGTGATTCTCGACGAAGCAGACGAGATGCTTGACCTCGGCTTCCTTCCGGACGTCGAGACCCTGATTGCCGGCACACCCGCCGTCCGCCAGACCCTGCTCTTCTCGGCCACCATGCCTGGCCCGGTCATCGCCATGGCGCGCCGTTACATGACGCAGCCCACGCACATCCGTGCCGCCGACCCGGACGACGAGGGCCTGACCAAGCGGGACATCCGGCAGCTCATCTACCGCGCCCACAGCATGGACAAGGTCGAGGTTGTCGCCCGCATTCTGCAGGCCCGCGGCCGCGGCCGGACCATCATCTTCACCAAGACCAAGCGCACCGCGGCCAAGGTTGCCGAGGAACTCGTGGACCGCGGCTTCGCGGCCGCCGCCATCCACGGTGACCTGGGCCAGGGTGCCCGCGAGCAGGCCCTCCGCGCCTTCCGCAACAACAAGGTGGACGTCCTCGTGGCCACCGACGTCGCCGCCCGCGGCATCGACGTCGATGACGTCACGCACGTGATCAACTACCAGTGCGTCGAAGACGAAAAGATCTACTTGCACCGCGTTGGCCGCACCGGCCGCGCAGGCAACAAGGGCACGGCCGTGACGTTCGTCGATTGGGACGACATGCCGCGCTGGGGCCTGATCAACAAGGCGCTGGGCCTGAGCTACCCGGAGCCGGTGGAAACCTACTCCTCGTCGCCGCACCTTTTCGAGGAACTGGACATCCCCGCGGGCACCAAGGGCCGCCTGCCCCGCGACAAGCGCACCCTCGCGGGCGTCGACGCTGAGGTCCTGGAAGACCTGGGCGAGACCGGCAAGAAGAACTCCCGTTCCGGCGGCGATTCCGGTCGTGGACGCACGGGCCGCGATGGCGGCCGTGAAGGTGCACGCCGCGGTCCCAAGTCCGGCGACGCTCCGTCCCGTGAAGGAGACGGTGACGGCGGACGCAACCGCACCCGCCGCCGTCGTACTTCCGAAGGCGACGCAGCCCCCGCTGAAGGTTCAGTTCAGTCTGCCGAGCCCCAATCCCGGCAGGCACAGTCCGACGAGGGCGCGGACAAGCCGTCCCGCGCACGCCGTTCCCGCACCCGCCGCCGCAACGGCGAAGTGGTGTCCGCTTCCGGTGCATCCGGCGAGAGCACCGAGGCTTAA
- a CDS encoding DNA-methyltransferase gives MTDTVWAPDGSNLVVHADNADFLPTLPDGAFTLIYVDPPFNTGRVQSRQETRMVRNADGDGDRVGFKGRSYDTIKGALHRYDDAFSDYWSFLEPRLVEAWRLLADDGTLYLHLDYREVHYAKVMLDSIFGRECFLNEIIWAYDYGARAKNRWPTKHDNILVYVKNPAKYHFDNAEVDREPYMAPGLVTPAKRELGKLPTDVWWHTIVSPTGKEKTGYPTQKPEGLVRRIVTASSRPGDWCLDFFAGSGTLGSVAAKLERRFVCVDQNAPAIDVMRKRLDGKATFYPV, from the coding sequence ATGACTGACACTGTTTGGGCGCCGGACGGCAGCAATTTGGTGGTTCACGCGGACAACGCGGATTTCCTCCCGACGCTGCCGGACGGCGCCTTCACACTGATTTACGTGGACCCGCCCTTCAATACGGGCCGGGTCCAGAGCCGCCAGGAAACGCGCATGGTCCGCAACGCCGACGGCGACGGCGACCGCGTCGGATTCAAGGGACGCTCCTATGACACCATCAAGGGCGCCCTGCACCGCTACGACGACGCCTTCAGCGACTATTGGTCCTTCCTGGAACCCCGGCTCGTGGAGGCCTGGCGCCTGCTCGCCGACGACGGCACCCTGTACCTGCATCTGGACTACCGCGAAGTGCACTATGCCAAGGTCATGCTTGACTCGATCTTCGGCCGGGAGTGCTTCCTGAACGAGATCATCTGGGCCTACGACTACGGCGCACGCGCCAAGAACCGTTGGCCCACCAAGCACGACAACATCCTCGTGTACGTCAAGAACCCTGCCAAGTACCACTTCGACAACGCCGAGGTCGACCGTGAGCCGTACATGGCGCCGGGCCTCGTGACGCCGGCCAAACGCGAACTTGGGAAGCTTCCGACGGACGTCTGGTGGCACACCATCGTTTCCCCGACCGGCAAGGAAAAGACTGGCTACCCGACGCAGAAGCCCGAAGGCCTGGTCCGGCGCATCGTCACGGCATCGAGCCGGCCGGGAGACTGGTGCCTCGACTTCTTCGCGGGCTCAGGAACCCTTGGTTCAGTCGCGGCGAAGCTTGAGCGCAGGTTCGTGTGCGTGGACCAGAACGCCCCGGCCATCGACGTGATGCGGAAGCGCCTGGACGGCAAGGCCACCTTCTACCCCGTCTAA
- a CDS encoding PHP domain-containing protein produces the protein MKIDLHAHSNVSDGTEAPAGVIASASAAGLDVVALTDHDSTDGWEQASVAAREFGVAFVPGIEISCRTREGISVHLLSYLHDPAHPGLLEEITKAKDARLTRAKRMVTLLAEDYPLSWDDVIHHVAPGATVGRPHIADALVAAGAVASRSEAFTAILTSHSRYFVQHYAPDPALAVELVRSAGGVPVFAHPVASARGRVVGERTYREMIDAGLLGLEVEHRDNPEEGRVFLRRLAAEHGLFMTGSSDYHGTGKPNLLGENLTSPDVLARIEELGTGSSVVR, from the coding sequence GTGAAGATCGACCTGCACGCGCACTCCAATGTTTCCGACGGGACCGAGGCTCCCGCGGGAGTGATCGCTTCCGCATCAGCTGCGGGTCTGGATGTGGTGGCCTTGACCGACCACGATTCCACTGACGGATGGGAGCAGGCCTCGGTCGCAGCCCGCGAATTCGGAGTGGCTTTCGTTCCGGGGATAGAGATCTCGTGCCGCACCCGGGAGGGGATCAGCGTCCATCTGCTCAGCTATCTCCACGATCCCGCACATCCCGGCCTGCTCGAGGAAATCACCAAGGCGAAAGACGCGAGGCTCACCCGCGCTAAACGGATGGTCACGCTCCTGGCCGAGGATTACCCCTTGAGCTGGGACGATGTCATCCATCATGTGGCTCCGGGTGCCACTGTGGGCCGGCCCCACATCGCCGACGCCCTCGTGGCGGCCGGTGCGGTGGCGAGCCGCTCCGAGGCGTTCACCGCGATCCTGACTTCGCATTCGCGCTATTTCGTGCAGCACTACGCACCGGACCCGGCGCTCGCCGTCGAGCTCGTCCGGTCGGCGGGCGGTGTCCCCGTCTTCGCGCATCCGGTGGCCTCGGCCCGCGGCCGGGTGGTCGGGGAGCGGACTTACCGTGAAATGATCGACGCAGGCCTCCTGGGCCTGGAAGTGGAGCACCGCGATAACCCCGAGGAAGGCCGCGTGTTCCTGCGGCGCCTGGCTGCCGAACACGGGTTGTTCATGACCGGATCGTCCGACTACCACGGGACCGGCAAGCCCAATCTGCTCGGGGAGAACCTGACCTCGCCCGATGTCCTGGCCCGCATCGAGGAGCTGGGCACGGGTAGTTCAGTGGTCCGTTAG
- a CDS encoding aminopeptidase P family protein translates to MNDADNTQNGETTASQPLEERVNNRSQRPTSDAFKAFMASNWAPAPQVTPARDAVADHAATRRRAISDKFAGLRLVVPAGPLKVRSNDCDYRFRPHSGFAHLTGLGLDHEPDAVLVLEPVEEGTGDDGGNHLATLYFRPLAGRDTEQFYADSRSGEFWIGARPTLSEFEARLGLRTAHIDELEMAITKNVGAPEIGGISIRLVRKVDENIDALVDTARYNTAKDPENLDLGELDALDELLSEALSELRLLKDAWEVEQMKIAVSATVEGFADVVRALPRAMTHHRGERVIEGAFFARAREEGNELGYDTIAAAGNNATVLHWTRNTGRVNAGELVLLDAGVEADSLYTADVTRTIPANGKFSDVQRKVYEAVLDAADAGFAAAQPGVKFRDIHTAATTVLAERLAEWGLLPVSVEEAISTEGQQHRRWMPHGTSHHLGLDVHDCAQAKRDLYLDGVLTEGMVFTIEPGLYFKDEDLAIPEEYRGIGVRIEDDILMTADGPVNLSAALPRKADDVESWMAGIYQDAEA, encoded by the coding sequence GTGAACGATGCAGATAACACCCAAAACGGTGAAACCACAGCCTCCCAGCCCCTGGAGGAGCGCGTCAACAACCGCTCCCAGCGGCCCACATCCGATGCCTTCAAGGCTTTCATGGCCAGCAATTGGGCGCCGGCGCCGCAGGTGACCCCTGCGCGTGACGCCGTCGCCGACCATGCCGCCACGCGTCGTCGGGCCATCTCCGACAAGTTCGCTGGCCTACGCCTCGTCGTACCGGCGGGCCCGCTCAAGGTCCGCTCGAACGATTGCGACTACCGCTTCCGCCCCCACTCCGGCTTTGCCCACCTCACGGGCCTGGGCCTGGACCACGAGCCCGATGCCGTGCTGGTCCTGGAACCCGTCGAGGAGGGAACCGGCGACGACGGCGGCAACCACCTCGCGACGCTCTACTTCCGTCCGCTGGCCGGCCGGGACACGGAACAGTTCTACGCCGACTCGCGTTCCGGTGAGTTCTGGATCGGCGCGCGCCCGACGCTCAGCGAATTCGAAGCGCGACTCGGGCTCAGGACCGCGCACATCGACGAACTCGAGATGGCCATCACCAAAAACGTGGGTGCCCCGGAAATCGGCGGCATCTCCATCCGCCTGGTCCGCAAAGTCGACGAGAACATCGATGCCCTCGTGGACACCGCCCGCTACAACACAGCCAAGGATCCGGAAAACCTGGACCTCGGCGAACTCGATGCCCTCGACGAACTGCTCAGCGAGGCGCTCTCCGAGCTGCGCTTGCTCAAGGACGCTTGGGAAGTCGAGCAAATGAAGATCGCCGTGTCTGCGACGGTGGAGGGTTTCGCCGACGTTGTCCGCGCCCTCCCCCGCGCCATGACCCACCACCGCGGCGAACGCGTCATCGAAGGCGCCTTCTTCGCACGTGCCCGCGAGGAAGGCAACGAGCTCGGCTACGACACCATCGCGGCCGCAGGAAACAACGCCACCGTGCTGCACTGGACCCGGAACACCGGCAGGGTCAACGCCGGAGAGCTCGTGCTGCTCGACGCCGGTGTGGAGGCAGATTCCCTCTACACAGCCGACGTCACGCGTACCATTCCCGCCAACGGAAAGTTCTCGGACGTCCAGCGGAAGGTCTATGAAGCCGTCCTTGACGCAGCCGACGCCGGATTCGCCGCAGCCCAGCCGGGCGTGAAGTTCCGCGACATCCACACCGCCGCCACCACGGTCCTCGCAGAGCGCCTTGCCGAGTGGGGACTGCTGCCGGTCTCCGTGGAGGAAGCCATCAGCACCGAAGGCCAGCAGCACCGCCGCTGGATGCCACACGGCACCAGCCATCACCTTGGGCTGGACGTCCACGACTGTGCCCAGGCCAAGCGTGATCTCTACTTGGACGGCGTACTCACCGAGGGAATGGTCTTCACCATCGAACCCGGGCTCTACTTCAAGGACGAGGACCTCGCCATTCCGGAGGAATACCGAGGAATCGGAGTCCGGATCGAGGACGACATCCTGATGACGGCAGACGGTCCCGTCAACCTCAGCGCTGCCCTCCCCCGCAAGGCCGACGACGTCGAGTCCTGGATGGCGGGCATCTACCAGGACGCCGAAGCCTAA
- a CDS encoding lysophospholipid acyltransferase family protein, producing the protein MRLPLFNIFDFPKHKNFYEAIQAAGPVGAWNLMKELDALDRPIYRANQPDIDNFALLKARALDFMNAVPGLDRFDKELHATSFAEYGPKLQFESTFINLWMKDTETLFRDVVTVDGRHHLHEAASSGRGVIALPLHLGPSYAAIPMLAYEMPTTTLYNRMNFDEIHAASFPDLDFRGIRLGSTSAMRSGLAALREGRIFSMFPELDPRGVDEHHARIPFLGTTIMAPTGPIVLSHVSGAPMVPLTLRAIGDGRFRLKYHPAIPPPASPDERRRSLLAVWDVIESELLAGDVGEWEMWFEFDRMLPQVWAIES; encoded by the coding sequence GTGCGCTTGCCACTGTTCAATATTTTCGACTTTCCGAAGCACAAGAATTTCTATGAGGCGATCCAAGCTGCAGGTCCAGTTGGCGCGTGGAACCTTATGAAGGAGCTAGACGCGCTTGATCGGCCCATCTACCGGGCAAACCAACCTGACATAGACAATTTCGCACTCTTGAAGGCCCGGGCCCTGGATTTCATGAATGCTGTCCCTGGGCTTGATCGGTTTGACAAGGAGTTGCACGCCACGAGCTTTGCTGAATACGGACCGAAGCTGCAGTTTGAATCGACTTTCATCAATCTGTGGATGAAAGACACTGAGACCCTGTTTCGGGACGTTGTGACCGTCGATGGGCGCCATCACCTTCACGAGGCGGCGTCCAGTGGCAGAGGGGTAATCGCTCTCCCGCTGCATCTGGGACCCTCATATGCCGCCATTCCCATGCTCGCTTATGAAATGCCGACGACGACGCTCTACAACCGAATGAATTTTGACGAGATCCACGCAGCGTCCTTTCCTGATTTGGACTTCCGCGGGATCCGGCTCGGGAGCACATCGGCGATGCGCTCTGGCCTGGCCGCCCTGCGTGAGGGCAGGATCTTCTCCATGTTCCCTGAACTGGACCCTCGTGGAGTGGATGAGCACCACGCCCGAATTCCCTTCTTGGGAACAACCATCATGGCTCCCACCGGTCCGATTGTCCTGAGCCATGTTTCGGGTGCCCCTATGGTCCCACTCACCCTCAGGGCTATCGGCGACGGGCGCTTTCGACTCAAATACCACCCTGCCATACCACCGCCGGCATCTCCCGATGAACGTCGCCGCTCCCTCCTGGCCGTTTGGGATGTCATTGAGTCCGAGCTTCTCGCCGGCGACGTCGGAGAATGGGAAATGTGGTTCGAATTTGACCGGATGCTACCCCAGGTATGGGCCATCGAATCATGA
- a CDS encoding ABC transporter ATP-binding protein, translating to MTVAPLPAISLKGVRRLYDDGAGNEKTALEIDELEIRSGELVAVIGPSGSGKSTLLQLVGGIDSPTAGSIDVAGLRVSGMDEKQKTIFRRENIGFIFQAFHLVPSMTVVENVGLSSIVSCQKGFRWRADALVLLDQLGLFEYADRFPDQLSGGQRQRVAVGRALFGAPGVVLADEPTGSLDSGNRDIVLHLIRDAIGDGRRTTGLIVTHDPYAASYADRIIALRDGKIVDQLDLTLNGPPREGDSHHDERVRSWFAATSL from the coding sequence ATGACTGTTGCCCCTCTTCCCGCCATTTCTCTCAAAGGCGTTCGTCGCCTCTATGACGACGGTGCCGGAAACGAGAAAACTGCGCTAGAAATTGATGAACTCGAGATCCGGTCGGGTGAACTTGTTGCCGTCATTGGCCCATCTGGATCCGGCAAGTCAACCCTGCTCCAATTGGTCGGGGGGATCGATTCGCCGACTGCGGGGAGCATAGACGTAGCAGGACTCCGGGTCTCCGGGATGGATGAAAAACAGAAGACAATCTTCCGGCGAGAGAATATTGGATTCATTTTCCAGGCATTTCATCTTGTTCCAAGCATGACAGTGGTGGAGAACGTCGGATTGTCATCGATTGTTTCCTGTCAAAAAGGCTTTCGTTGGCGAGCAGACGCTCTGGTGCTGCTCGATCAGCTGGGACTGTTTGAATATGCCGATAGGTTTCCCGATCAATTGTCAGGCGGGCAACGTCAGCGGGTCGCCGTAGGTCGAGCGCTATTCGGGGCTCCTGGCGTCGTCCTGGCCGATGAGCCGACGGGAAGCCTCGACTCCGGGAATAGGGATATTGTTCTCCATCTGATTCGCGACGCGATCGGAGACGGTCGTCGCACGACCGGGCTGATCGTCACCCATGATCCATATGCTGCGAGTTACGCCGACCGGATCATCGCGCTGCGGGACGGGAAGATCGTTGATCAACTTGACCTGACCCTCAACGGACCACCTCGGGAGGGAGATTCTCACCATGATGAGCGCGTTCGCTCGTGGTTTGCGGCAACTTCGCTTTGA